The Pogona vitticeps strain Pit_001003342236 chromosome 6, PviZW2.1, whole genome shotgun sequence genome contains a region encoding:
- the LOC110084891 gene encoding C-C chemokine receptor type 5-like encodes MDTSTSTTEAANATYYISDHTDYDYGSAPCESIAVQEFASCVLPPLYSFVFVFGLLGNALVVLILIKYKKLKSMTDIYLLNLAISDLLFIALLPFWAYYAAHEWVFGNALCKILSGLFFTGFYSGNFFIILLTIDRYLAIVHAVFALKARTVVYGILTSFITWGVAILASVPGLVFHKLQRENDRWTCTPHFPLDTQIQWNQFMTLKMNLVGLIFPMIVMTVCYSQIINTLMRCRNEKKNKAVRLIFIIMIVYFIFWAPYNIVLLLQTFQISFSLNTCDGISNLGIAVQVTETLAMAHCCINPVIYALAGEKFRKYTCSFFQKHVAFYLSNYCRFLYSEPLERASSTYSHSTGEQDISAVL; translated from the coding sequence ATGGACACTTCTACAAGCACAACAGAGGCAGCAAATGCAACATATTATATTTCAGACCACACTGATTATGATTATGGATCAGCCCCATGTGAAAGTATCGCTGTCCAAGAATTTGCTTCCTGTGTTCTGCCACCACTTTACTCTTTCGTGTTTGTGTTTGGTCTACTGGGAAATGCACTGGTTGTGCTGATCCTTATCAAGTACAAGAAGCTCAAGAGCATGACCGATATCTACTTGCTAAACCTAGCCATCTCCGATTTGCTCTTTATAGCCTTACTCCCTTTCTGGGCTTATTATGCTGCACATGAGTGGGTATTTGGAAATGCACTGTGCAAAATTTTATCTGGACTCTTCTTCACTGGCTTCTACAGTGGAAACTTCTTCATCATCCTTTTGACCATTGACCGGTACCTAGCAATAGTCCATGCAGTGTTTGCCTTAAAGGCCAGGACTGTGGTCTATGGCATTCTCACCAGTTTCATCACATGGGGTGTTGCAATTTTAGCCTCTGTGCCGGGTCTTGTCTTTCACAAATTACAAAGAGAAAATGATCGCTGGACATGCACACCTCACTTTCCACTTGATACTCAAATCCAATGGAACCAGTTCATGACCCTGAAAATGAACCTCGTAGGCCTCATCTTTCCAATGATTGTGATGACCGTTTGCTATTCACAGATCATAAACACCCTGATGAGATGCAGGAACGAGAAGAAGAACAAAGCGGTCAGACTTATTTTTATCATCATGATTGTTTATTTCATCTTCTGGGCCCCATACAACATTGTTCTTCTGCTCCAGACCTTTCAGATCTCATTCTCCCTCAACACTTGCGATGGCATTAGTAATCTGGGTATTGCAGTACAGGTGACAGAGACATTAGCGATGGCCCACTGTTGCATCAATCCTGTGATCTACGCTTTAGCCGGCGAGAAGTTCCGAAAGTATACTTGCAGCTTTTTCCAAAAGCACGTTGCTTTCTATCTCTCAAACTACTGCCGGTTTTTGTACTCTGAGCCGCTGGAACGTGCCAGTTCCACCTACTCTCATTCTACTGGGGAGCAAGACATTTCAGCGGTGTTGTGA